The stretch of DNA TACATCGGCTGTTCTTCACTCCATACATTATTATATATAGCTATTCTTCCTCCTTAATCAAGTGGCATAACTCCGGGTCGTTCTTAATCCGGGTTATCTCGTCCTCGACTATCTGCCTGACTTCCTGACGGATGCGGTCATAGTTGGCTTGTATCTCCTCCTGCATCCGGTCGTTGCCGTCCTTGTCGGTGAAGTCGATAATCTGCGGCAACTTCACGTAATGGGCGGTTTCCCGCTTCACCTTTTCGTTGTCCACCACGATTTCGCAGTGGAAAATCTTCTGCTCTATCCGTTCATCGAAGTTGTCCGCCACAGCACCCACGAACATACCTTGCGTGAGGTTGGATATTTTGCTGGCGGGTATCAGGCTGTCCATTTGGGTGCTTATCGAGGTGGATTTTTCCCGTTGGTTTATCGTCATGCTCTGCCGTTTCTGCAACACCTTTCCGAAACGCTCGGAAAGGATTTTCGCCGTTTCACCGACTACTTGACCGCTGAACACGTTACCCACAGTATTTTGGATAACCCGGCTTTCCTTGTCCCCGTAATCACGGGTAAGCTGGCTGTAATCCTGAAAGCCTAACAGAACCGCAACCTTGTTGCTTCGGGCGGTGGCAATCAAATTATCCAACCCCCGAAAATATATAGTTGGTAATTCATCTATTATCACCGAACTTTTAAGCTGACCTTTCTTGTTTATCAGCTTCACGATACGGGAATTATATAATCCCAGTGCTGCCGAGTAGATATTTTGGCGGTCAGGATTGTTGCCGACAACCAGTATTTTAGGCTCTTTCGGGTTGTTGATGTCAAGTGAAAAATCATCGCCCGTCATTACCCAGTAAAGGGCGGGTGAAATCATCCTTGAAAGCGGGATTTTTGCACTGGCAATCTGCCCCTGCAACTGTTCAACTGCCGAACTTTCCCAAGCGTCCACGAACGGGGAAAGGTAATTTTCCAGTTCGGGATAACTGCGCAAAATCGTGAATACATCAGCGTATTTCTTGTTCAACAGTTCTATGGCATGGGGAAACGTGCAATACCTGCCGCCTTGATAGATGCGCAAATACCAAATAATGGCTGCAAGCAGGATAATCGGGCTTTCCACGAAGAAGTCGCCCTGCTTGCTTATCCAGCTTCGATTGAGGTTAAGCATAATCGTGTAGCTGGCTTCATAAGCATCCGCAATGTCCGACATGAAGCTGGCGTTTATAGGGTTACATCGGTGGCTCTTGCGTGGGTCGTCAAAGTTGATAACGTAAAATTTCGGCTTGACCTTGTAGCCGTCCAAGTGGTTAAGCAAATGATTGTAAGCGATTTCCGAAAGGTCAGGAAACTTATAATCATACAGGTAGAGCGCAAAACCTTTCTCGATTTGCTGTTTTATGTAATTATTTACTACTGCGTATGACTTCCCGCTGCCCGGCGTTCCTAACACGATGCTCGCACGAAAAACGTTTACAACGTTAATATAGCCATTGTTCCACTTCTTCTTATAGTAGAACCGGGTAGGCAGATTTACAGAATACTCGTTCTCGATAAGCCTTGTTTCCTGCTGGAAACTTTCGTTCTCGGTATTAAAGACATCATCCATGAGGTTGTTTTTCAATAACCGGGACATCCACGTACCCGCCATGAGCATACAGATATAGCCCGCCGACAGCGTGGCGATATAAAACACAGTGTCCGCCGTATGTGGCAGCGGAAGTTCCAGCAGCCACCAGTTCAGGAAAAACAACACGACACCCGCCGCAAGGCTGCAATGTATCTTCGCCCACGTTATCTTTTCCTCTTTCACGCCCTTAGTGCCGATACACGACAGGGCGAGGAACACCACCGAAAATAGTTTTGTCCATAAGATAGACGAGAACAGCCCGGTGGTGCGCTGGAAGTTCCACAGTATCTTGTCTATCACCTCAAACGTCACTCCCCATTCTTTCAGGGTGGAGTAACAGAACCAGTACACGTTTATTCCCACGAATAGAATACTGACAGCCCGCATAAAGTCCATGACCCTTGCAAGCCCTCTCAAATCATCTTCCTGTTGCATGATTGTAATGTTTTTAAGTTAGTTGATGCGCCTTGTGCGCTTCTTTTTCTTCTTTCTCTTTTGGCGGTCGGTGTCCTGCGGCTCGTCACCGCCTGATGCACCGCCGCCCAGCAAACCGCCGAAAGCACCCAGCACGGAAGCCATGCCCGAAACGATGTCGGCTTTCGGCGTGAAGCCCGGCTGTTCCTGATGCGTGGGCTGGTCTTGCTGCGGTGCTGCCACTTCGGACTGGTGTATCTTTCCGGTTTCGCCCGAAAAACGTTCGTTGAACACGTTCGCCGAATACTCCTTACCCAAGCGTGAACCGTTCAGCACCACCCGGCTGTCGTGGTCGATGAACGTAACGCCATAGATGCGCCCGTTGTCGTTCTGACGGAATACCACATCAATGCCCTGCTTCTTTAGCTGTCGTTCCAGTTCCTTGCGGCTGCGGGCGGTCTGCATGGCAGTGGCTACAATCTTCCGGGTGCGCTCTTTCAGTTTCCCGTTCTTAATTGCTTCGCCCGATTTCTCCATTCTGCGCTGCACCGCTTCATAACCTACCGACTTGCCGATGCGGGAAGCCTTTACCGGGTTGCCCACCTTTTCGCCCTTGTCGTTCATGGCGGAATAGACAATGCCCTGATAGGGCTTGCCGTTTATCTCGCCTTTGACTTCCTCGGCGCACACGTTGTAAGCGGCAAGCAAAGCCTTGTACTCCCCGAACGACTGGAAGCGGTAGCCATAGCAAGCCGCTTTCACGGTGTTGCCGATTTGGTGCTTCACGTCCCCGGCGGCATAGTCCACCTTTTTAAGTTCGGGGCGTTCGGCACGTTCCTTTCGTTCTGCCGGGTGCAGGTTGTATTTCTGCTCCAGTTCACGGGTGATTTGCTTGCTGCGCCGATGCTCGAACTTGTCATTCAGCGGCTTGCCGTTCTCGTCCACCCGCAACCCCACGATGTGGATATGGTGGCGGTCGATGTCGGTATGCTTGTACACCAGATAAGGCTGGTCGCCATAGCCCAACTTCCGCATATACTCTTTGGCGATGTCGGAAAGCTGCCGGTCGGTCAGCACGTCTTCCGGGTGCGGGTTTATGGAAATATGAAGTATCGGCTTCTTGGTGGATAGCTGGACGGGCATCTGCATTTCAAAGCTGCGCATACACTCGCCGATAGAGAAATTCCCGTCCTCGCCCAACAGCATCCGGTTGGAGAAAAGCACCTTTGCTTCCCCGCTGTCCACCTTGTTTTGGTTGTATGCCAGTGCGCCGAACATATTGCCGCCCGTGCTTATTTTGGCAACCATAGTTCCCTGCACTCGTTTGTCAGGTCGATAACCTGACGGTTCAACACAGCCAGTTCGGTGGTCGCTTTCTCCAGTTTATAGAGAAAAGCCAGTGCCTTTTTCTCCGAAAAGTTACTATTCAGAGCCTTTACCACTTGGTTGTAATTGACCGCAACCGCCCGGAACTGGGCATAAAATTCGGTCAGCCGGGCGCAATATTCTACTGCCGATTTGTCCACTTTCACCACCCGGAACGGCTCGCCGAACAGCCGGGCGGCGATGAAACGGGACTTGCTCGTGACGCCCGACTGCTCCCATTGCGAGAGGAAGCGGGCATTCTCCCGGTCGTTCAGGTAAAGGACATGGCGATGCTTCGCCGGGTCTGCGAGGGCGGGGCGACCGCCCTTGTTGGTTCTTCTTGTTTCCATGCTTCTTTGGATTAAAAAATTACGACTTCGGAGTGATTTTTACCCCCGACAGGGGCAAGGCGTTTTCAGGCACGGAAAACGGTTCTATGTGCCATAGAACACACCTTGCTATTTTCTGACGAAAATCGAAATCCGTCACGGACGGATTGGGGTTAGCGTGGAACGGTAAGCCCAGCCATTCACCAGCCCTGTTTTACACCTGCGCCCCCTGCGGTTCGTTACTCCGCTGCAAAGTAACGGTGATTTATAATGCTGTAAAATAGGCGGTTGGTGGACAAAACGGGACAGCGCAGGACAAATCGGGACAAGGTTTTCAGGGGACGTTTTTTCTCCCTTTTTTTGCATCGGATTTCAAGATTGAAAGCAAGATTGAAAGAAATATTCCAATCAGGAAAGAATGATTGAAAGCAGGATTTCAATAAAACGTGATTGCAGGATTTCAATATTTCAAGAAAGAATGAAAGCTGGAAAACAAGATTGAAATAAAACAGTCTTTCAATA from Barnesiella propionica encodes:
- the mobA gene encoding conjugal transfer protein MobA; translated protein: METRRTNKGGRPALADPAKHRHVLYLNDRENARFLSQWEQSGVTSKSRFIAARLFGEPFRVVKVDKSAVEYCARLTEFYAQFRAVAVNYNQVVKALNSNFSEKKALAFLYKLEKATTELAVLNRQVIDLTNECRELWLPK
- the mobC gene encoding conjugal transfer protein MobC; amino-acid sequence: MQQEDDLRGLARVMDFMRAVSILFVGINVYWFCYSTLKEWGVTFEVIDKILWNFQRTTGLFSSILWTKLFSVVFLALSCIGTKGVKEEKITWAKIHCSLAAGVVLFFLNWWLLELPLPHTADTVFYIATLSAGYICMLMAGTWMSRLLKNNLMDDVFNTENESFQQETRLIENEYSVNLPTRFYYKKKWNNGYINVVNVFRASIVLGTPGSGKSYAVVNNYIKQQIEKGFALYLYDYKFPDLSEIAYNHLLNHLDGYKVKPKFYVINFDDPRKSHRCNPINASFMSDIADAYEASYTIMLNLNRSWISKQGDFFVESPIILLAAIIWYLRIYQGGRYCTFPHAIELLNKKYADVFTILRSYPELENYLSPFVDAWESSAVEQLQGQIASAKIPLSRMISPALYWVMTGDDFSLDINNPKEPKILVVGNNPDRQNIYSAALGLYNSRIVKLINKKGQLKSSVIIDELPTIYFRGLDNLIATARSNKVAVLLGFQDYSQLTRDYGDKESRVIQNTVGNVFSGQVVGETAKILSERFGKVLQKRQSMTINQREKSTSISTQMDSLIPASKISNLTQGMFVGAVADNFDERIEQKIFHCEIVVDNEKVKRETAHYVKLPQIIDFTDKDGNDRMQEEIQANYDRIRQEVRQIVEDEITRIKNDPELCHLIKEEE
- the mobB gene encoding conjugal transfer protein MobB; amino-acid sequence: MVAKISTGGNMFGALAYNQNKVDSGEAKVLFSNRMLLGEDGNFSIGECMRSFEMQMPVQLSTKKPILHISINPHPEDVLTDRQLSDIAKEYMRKLGYGDQPYLVYKHTDIDRHHIHIVGLRVDENGKPLNDKFEHRRSKQITRELEQKYNLHPAERKERAERPELKKVDYAAGDVKHQIGNTVKAACYGYRFQSFGEYKALLAAYNVCAEEVKGEINGKPYQGIVYSAMNDKGEKVGNPVKASRIGKSVGYEAVQRRMEKSGEAIKNGKLKERTRKIVATAMQTARSRKELERQLKKQGIDVVFRQNDNGRIYGVTFIDHDSRVVLNGSRLGKEYSANVFNERFSGETGKIHQSEVAAPQQDQPTHQEQPGFTPKADIVSGMASVLGAFGGLLGGGASGGDEPQDTDRQKRKKKKKRTRRIN